The Chryseobacterium indicum genome contains a region encoding:
- a CDS encoding carboxypeptidase-like regulatory domain-containing protein: MKKISESILLFCLVLFSLAKSSGFKHRFTESKFIEIAGIVIDSDSLTPLENAKLYDEKGKLVSTTDSKGYFSGKVNYSEKGGIHFKIRVEHNGYFSFTQKENWANLGNVRCIYYFGLEIASGKSMKNSFSEMKLNKDLTYESVLAGFESVKNNRSFYHKLALAGSNNENVFFTIDQKYYIMSNTGWLLITSPDDKVSVNKKKIIKASELNALIKRKDIKKMSPSESKDYSYELFTK; encoded by the coding sequence ATGAAGAAAATTTCTGAAAGTATTTTACTTTTCTGTCTTGTTTTATTTTCATTGGCAAAGAGTTCAGGATTTAAACATCGTTTTACTGAATCAAAATTTATAGAAATAGCAGGTATCGTAATAGATTCTGATAGCCTTACCCCGCTAGAAAATGCGAAGCTTTATGATGAAAAAGGAAAGCTTGTATCGACTACGGATTCTAAAGGTTACTTTAGCGGAAAAGTAAATTATTCTGAGAAAGGAGGAATACATTTTAAGATCAGAGTTGAACACAATGGCTATTTTTCCTTTACTCAGAAGGAAAATTGGGCAAATTTAGGAAATGTACGATGTATTTATTATTTCGGACTTGAGATAGCATCCGGAAAATCAATGAAGAATTCTTTTTCTGAAATGAAATTGAACAAAGACCTTACATATGAATCTGTTTTAGCAGGATTCGAATCTGTTAAAAATAATCGTAGTTTTTATCATAAACTTGCATTGGCAGGAAGCAATAATGAGAATGTTTTTTTTACAATAGATCAGAAGTATTATATCATGAGCAATACAGGATGGCTGCTTATTACTTCTCCAGACGATAAAGTCTCGGTCAATAAGAAGAAAATAATCAAAGCTTCTGAATTGAATGCATTAATTAAAAGAAAAGATATTAAAAAGATGAGTCCTTCGGAATCAAAGGATTACTCATACGAGCTGTTTACAAAATAA
- a CDS encoding T9SS type A sorting domain-containing protein has translation MKKNIILIFLLFTYFFNSQSISLDTTFGNGGYSTYYAYNDVSDVVMLSDGQFITCTYGDYNINIRKVNQNGALDNVFGTKVISMGVNKSLLPYKMLLQNNKLIIVGRVNANPTYSNMDVFITRLNIDGTLDTTFGTNGFKTFDFGNEDYALDLDVDNLGNSYFYVKSYNNKNLLKIKSDGLLDSSFGTNGILQTNSLSTDPNLNRVYLQNDGKFILAGSKSNSISNLNSTYLERRLSNGTIDSSFGNNGSISIVDSNLSIGFSNLEFDYINNSILVLNQSNSSFFLSKIYLDSGSYVSSFANNGNTAKYSFTDAPNIELKHIKKLSNSKILIAGNVSNFFGPQYNKKLFFVKLDSNGNLDYSSSSGFQVFNTTPPNTSIRADYIPKLFILDYNSFVLAYSGDSVTYGKKSFLTKFSNEFLGVENIVPNNDNAFIAYPNPASEFIKVSNLKKSLNSFDFLIYDNSGKIIKMGQSEFEKKINIQSLTSGSYYIVIKIKNEEKYQVKFIKI, from the coding sequence ATGAAAAAAAATATCATTTTAATCTTTTTATTATTTACTTATTTTTTTAATTCACAAAGTATTTCCCTTGATACCACATTTGGAAATGGAGGTTATTCAACATATTATGCCTATAACGATGTATCAGATGTCGTTATGTTGTCTGACGGGCAATTTATAACTTGTACCTATGGAGATTATAATATCAATATTCGGAAAGTAAATCAGAATGGTGCTTTAGATAATGTATTTGGAACAAAAGTAATAAGCATGGGAGTTAATAAATCTTTACTTCCATATAAAATGCTATTACAAAATAATAAATTAATTATTGTAGGAAGAGTAAATGCTAATCCGACATATTCCAATATGGACGTTTTTATCACTCGACTTAATATTGATGGAACTTTAGACACTACTTTTGGAACAAACGGATTCAAAACATTTGATTTTGGCAATGAAGATTATGCTTTAGATTTAGACGTTGATAATTTAGGTAACAGCTATTTCTATGTTAAATCGTATAACAATAAAAACCTTCTAAAAATTAAATCTGATGGTTTATTGGATTCTAGTTTTGGAACTAATGGAATTTTACAAACTAATTCTTTAAGTACTGACCCCAATTTAAATAGAGTATATCTTCAAAATGATGGAAAATTTATATTGGCAGGTAGTAAAAGCAATTCTATTTCTAATTTAAATTCAACTTATTTAGAAAGAAGACTGTCAAATGGAACAATAGATTCTTCTTTTGGAAACAATGGCTCTATCAGTATAGTTGACAGTAATTTAAGTATAGGTTTTTCCAATTTAGAATTTGATTACATAAATAATTCTATACTAGTTTTAAATCAAAGTAATAGTAGCTTCTTTTTGTCAAAGATTTATTTAGACAGTGGGTCATATGTATCTAGTTTCGCAAATAATGGAAATACAGCCAAATATTCTTTTACAGATGCCCCAAATATAGAATTAAAACATATAAAAAAATTATCGAATTCAAAAATATTGATTGCAGGGAATGTTAGCAATTTTTTTGGACCACAATATAACAAAAAACTTTTTTTTGTAAAATTAGATTCTAATGGAAATTTGGACTATTCATCTAGTTCAGGATTTCAAGTATTTAATACTACTCCTCCTAATACATCGATAAGAGCTGATTATATTCCCAAATTGTTTATATTAGACTATAATTCATTTGTTTTGGCATATAGTGGGGACAGTGTGACATATGGGAAAAAATCATTTTTAACGAAGTTCAGTAATGAATTTCTTGGAGTGGAAAATATTGTACCTAATAATGATAATGCTTTTATTGCATATCCTAATCCTGCATCAGAATTTATCAAAGTAAGTAATCTAAAAAAATCGTTAAATTCTTTTGACTTTTTGATATATGATAACAGCGGAAAAATAATAAAGATGGGGCAATCAGAATTTGAAAAAAAAATAAATATTCAAAGTCTAACATCAGGAAGTTATTATATAGTTATTAAAATTAAAAATGAAGAGAAGTATCAAGTGAAATTCATAAAAATTTAG
- a CDS encoding FixH family protein, giving the protein MKNFNWGHGVIIALASFMIFILSMMFLFPNGQKNSEMVTDNYYEEELKYQDVIDAKKRADELKEKPVYSQNTSGIKITFPKDYNNSNTKVKFVLNRTDDQNLDVHKTVQLDANQSFLIPAQVLKLGNYTLRLSWTKDKTDYRMDYDVIWK; this is encoded by the coding sequence ATGAAAAACTTTAATTGGGGACACGGTGTAATTATCGCTTTAGCATCTTTTATGATCTTTATATTATCCATGATGTTCCTTTTTCCAAACGGTCAGAAGAACTCTGAAATGGTAACCGATAATTACTATGAAGAAGAACTGAAATATCAGGACGTAATTGATGCCAAGAAAAGAGCAGACGAACTGAAGGAAAAACCTGTTTACAGCCAAAATACTTCAGGAATTAAGATTACTTTTCCGAAAGACTACAATAATTCTAATACCAAAGTGAAATTTGTACTGAACAGAACCGACGATCAGAATCTGGACGTTCATAAAACGGTACAGTTGGATGCCAATCAGTCTTTTTTAATTCCTGCACAGGTTCTGAAATTGGGGAACTATACCCTTCGTTTGAGCTGGACAAAAGATAAAACAGACTACAGAATGGATTATGATGTGATATGGAAATAG
- a CDS encoding cbb3-type cytochrome oxidase subunit 3, protein MIPQNFKDILSNTENAGFYQTLALIFFMLFFIALVIYVFSKPKKYYKEEEEAPLQDDNDDDFNLKN, encoded by the coding sequence ATGATACCTCAGAATTTTAAAGACATCTTATCCAATACAGAAAATGCTGGTTTTTACCAGACTTTGGCTCTGATTTTCTTTATGCTGTTCTTCATCGCTCTGGTAATTTATGTTTTTAGCAAGCCTAAAAAATATTACAAGGAAGAAGAGGAAGCACCTCTGCAGGATGACAATGATGACGATTTTAATTTAAAAAATTAA
- a CDS encoding sulfite exporter TauE/SafE family protein yields the protein MEIALIISAIGLGFASGFHCIGMCGPIALSMGLTKKQATNFYLQNLTYQFGRIFTYSLLGAILGIIGEGFEMAGFQRYLTIAVGILLIVMAVFSFGGKDFASKVPFFSKFLFKVKSNLGRLLQKADYRSRFTTGLLNGFLPCGMVYMALTASLASGGIWQGALYMALFGLGTLPFMFAVVLVGNLMNQAFRVKVLKVIPIVMIILGGLFIVRGMELGIPYISPKAEAMTISKDNQGDCHLPGDHSTHDHSKANCH from the coding sequence ATGGAAATAGCACTTATAATATCGGCAATCGGGTTGGGTTTTGCATCTGGATTCCACTGTATCGGAATGTGCGGACCTATTGCATTGTCGATGGGACTAACAAAAAAACAGGCTACCAATTTCTATCTTCAGAATCTCACGTACCAATTCGGCAGGATTTTCACCTATTCCCTTTTGGGAGCAATTCTTGGAATTATTGGCGAAGGCTTTGAAATGGCGGGTTTTCAGAGATATCTTACGATTGCTGTGGGAATTCTTCTTATTGTAATGGCTGTTTTTTCATTCGGAGGAAAAGATTTTGCTTCTAAAGTTCCGTTTTTTTCAAAATTTTTATTCAAAGTAAAATCCAATTTGGGAAGACTGCTTCAAAAGGCAGATTACCGTTCAAGATTTACTACAGGTCTTCTGAATGGCTTTTTACCCTGCGGAATGGTTTATATGGCTTTAACGGCAAGCTTAGCAAGCGGAGGAATATGGCAGGGCGCTTTATATATGGCTTTATTTGGTTTGGGAACACTTCCGTTTATGTTTGCGGTAGTTTTGGTCGGAAATCTCATGAATCAGGCTTTCAGGGTGAAAGTTTTAAAAGTAATCCCTATTGTCATGATTATCCTTGGCGGACTTTTTATTGTCCGGGGTATGGAACTGGGAATTCCCTACATTTCTCCGAAAGCAGAAGCGATGACCATTTCAAAAGATAATCAGGGAGACTGTCATTTGCCGGGAGATCACAGCACTCACGATCATAGTAAAGCAAATTGTCATTAG
- the ccoN gene encoding cytochrome-c oxidase, cbb3-type subunit I, whose amino-acid sequence METQKFSYDNSIVRAFLYATVGFGIIGFLFGLTAALMLFYPELPEFFFGTDDTTINSLGGSIEGLINTHGAFGFGRIRMLHTTTVIFAFVMNIVYVGVYYSLQRLLKTRMYSDTLSWIHFWTWQIMILVTYVTFFMGINTSKEYAEHEWPIDILITFSWVIFGANMFLTIAKRRVRHLYVAIWFYIGTWIAVAMLHIFNNLEVPLSFTGWKSYSAYAGVKDAIVQWWYGHNAVAFVLTTPVLGLMYYFLPKAADRPVFSYKLSIIHFWSLIFVYIWAGPHHLQYTALPAWAQAVGTGFSIMLIAPSWGGMLNGLLTLRGAWDKVRENPILKFFVVAVTCYGMATFEGPLLATKNINKIGHFTDWVIGHVHLGALGWNGFMAFGVIYYLIPILWRTKLYSTRLANWHFWLGTLGIIFYAVPMYISGFTQGLMWKQFNPDGTLVWKNWLDTVTAIIPYFKMRFVGGLFYLSGAILMVVNLVATVRKGSFQKDVPAEAPALANISGKRKEGEGTHLWLERTPVLLGILSLLTISIGSMVEIIPTLSLKKSVPTISAVKPYSPLELEGRDIYIREGCNACHSQMVRPFRDEIVRFNGKNGQYSKAGEFVYDRPFLWGSKRTGPDLHREGGKNPSSWHYKHMYNPRSTSAGSIMPRYPWLIATDLDRSKMVDKMKLMKSAFEVPYTKAEIDSANSWANNQASKIVRDIMSEAPDLKKAYAQKPKGELEKKEVVALISYLQRLGTDIKTTEIKTASNN is encoded by the coding sequence ATGGAAACACAAAAGTTTAGTTATGACAACAGTATTGTTCGGGCATTCCTCTATGCGACCGTTGGTTTCGGGATCATAGGATTTCTGTTCGGACTTACGGCGGCATTAATGCTTTTCTATCCTGAGCTTCCGGAATTCTTTTTTGGAACAGACGATACAACCATTAATAGTTTAGGTGGAAGTATTGAGGGATTGATTAATACTCATGGAGCGTTCGGATTCGGAAGAATCAGAATGTTGCACACAACCACTGTAATCTTTGCATTCGTGATGAATATCGTTTATGTGGGAGTTTACTACTCCTTACAGCGATTACTGAAAACAAGGATGTACAGTGATACATTGTCCTGGATCCATTTCTGGACATGGCAGATTATGATTCTTGTAACCTACGTTACGTTCTTTATGGGAATCAACACTTCTAAGGAATATGCGGAACACGAATGGCCGATTGATATTCTGATTACATTCTCTTGGGTGATTTTCGGAGCCAATATGTTCTTAACGATTGCTAAAAGAAGAGTAAGACACCTTTATGTAGCAATCTGGTTCTACATCGGTACATGGATCGCAGTAGCAATGCTGCACATCTTCAATAACCTTGAAGTACCTTTGTCTTTCACAGGATGGAAATCTTATTCAGCTTATGCAGGGGTAAAAGATGCCATCGTACAATGGTGGTATGGTCACAATGCGGTTGCATTCGTATTGACGACTCCGGTTCTTGGTTTAATGTATTATTTCTTACCAAAAGCGGCAGACAGACCGGTTTTCTCGTATAAACTGTCTATCATTCACTTCTGGTCATTAATTTTCGTTTATATCTGGGCTGGTCCTCACCACCTTCAGTATACCGCTTTACCGGCTTGGGCACAGGCGGTAGGTACAGGTTTCTCTATTATGCTTATTGCTCCGTCTTGGGGAGGTATGCTTAATGGTCTTCTTACATTAAGAGGAGCTTGGGATAAAGTAAGAGAAAATCCTATTCTTAAATTCTTTGTTGTAGCAGTAACGTGCTACGGTATGGCAACTTTTGAAGGACCACTTTTAGCAACAAAAAACATTAACAAAATCGGTCACTTTACAGACTGGGTTATTGGTCACGTACACTTAGGTGCATTAGGATGGAATGGTTTCATGGCATTCGGTGTTATCTATTACCTGATCCCTATCTTATGGAGAACGAAATTATATTCTACAAGATTAGCTAACTGGCATTTCTGGTTAGGGACATTAGGTATCATTTTCTATGCGGTGCCAATGTATATTTCAGGTTTCACTCAAGGGTTAATGTGGAAGCAGTTCAACCCGGACGGAACTCTAGTGTGGAAAAACTGGCTGGATACTGTAACAGCTATTATTCCTTACTTCAAAATGAGATTCGTAGGAGGATTATTTTATCTTTCGGGAGCAATCTTAATGGTGGTAAACTTAGTGGCTACTGTAAGAAAAGGATCATTCCAGAAAGATGTACCTGCTGAAGCACCTGCATTGGCAAACATCAGCGGAAAACGTAAAGAAGGAGAAGGAACTCACCTTTGGTTAGAGAGAACTCCTGTATTGTTAGGTATTTTATCTTTATTAACGATTTCAATCGGTAGTATGGTGGAAATTATCCCTACCCTCTCTCTTAAAAAGAGTGTGCCTACCATTTCGGCTGTAAAACCATATTCTCCACTGGAATTAGAAGGTAGAGATATTTATATCAGAGAAGGATGTAACGCTTGTCACTCTCAGATGGTAAGACCATTCAGAGATGAGATTGTAAGATTTAACGGTAAAAACGGGCAGTACTCTAAGGCAGGTGAATTCGTATACGACAGACCTTTCCTTTGGGGATCTAAGAGAACAGGACCGGATTTGCACAGAGAAGGGGGTAAAAACCCAAGTTCTTGGCATTACAAACATATGTATAACCCGAGATCAACTTCTGCAGGTTCTATCATGCCTCGTTACCCTTGGCTGATTGCAACAGATTTAGACAGATCTAAAATGGTTGACAAAATGAAGCTGATGAAGAGTGCTTTCGAAGTACCTTATACAAAAGCTGAAATAGATTCTGCCAACTCTTGGGCAAACAACCAGGCTTCAAAAATCGTAAGAGACATCATGTCTGAAGCACCGGATTTGAAAAAGGCATATGCACAAAAACCTAAAGGAGAACTGGAGAAAAAAGAAGTGGTAGCACTAATCTCCTATCTTCAAAGATTAGGAACGGACATTAAGACCACTGAAATCAAAACAGCAAGTAATAACTAA
- the ccoS gene encoding cbb3-type cytochrome oxidase assembly protein CcoS, protein MDILYLMILCSVSLAAVFLVVFIVYARKGQFEDDESPAVRILFDSDEIKEKEESGNKEGDDEKGEKKN, encoded by the coding sequence ATGGATATTCTATATTTAATGATCCTGTGCAGCGTTTCTTTGGCTGCAGTTTTCCTGGTCGTGTTTATAGTGTATGCCAGAAAAGGACAGTTTGAAGATGATGAATCTCCGGCTGTACGAATACTCTTCGACTCCGATGAGATCAAGGAAAAAGAAGAATCTGGCAACAAAGAAGGCGATGATGAAAAAGGAGAAAAGAAAAATTGA
- a CDS encoding cbb3-type cytochrome c oxidase N-terminal domain-containing protein has translation MKQRTPVVINIVIIIGLLIVFYYLFVQSYDFLTSPYFWGTVIIGGILAYIHSAIGDLIENNKFKKLSPEEKAAYLAEKKVPYFTRLYNAAFKKQSAAEEKDILIDHGFDGIMELDNQLPKWWVGLFYFGTAFCIVYVAAFSFTDFAHPLSEYEKEYKEQLAAIEKYNSEQPPVTIETAKYSADNIAEGKELFKTNCASCHKEDGGGGIGPNLTDNYWINQPEKTLFKNVFHMDWNGSPNNPAMRAFGKNGEVSGAEIEKIAAYVYHINQELPPVTQAQGGAAPQGTEAHWEKE, from the coding sequence ATGAAACAAAGAACACCGGTTGTTATAAACATTGTAATAATAATTGGACTTTTAATAGTTTTTTATTATCTTTTTGTACAAAGCTACGATTTCCTTACTTCTCCTTATTTCTGGGGAACCGTAATTATCGGAGGTATTTTAGCTTATATCCACAGTGCAATCGGAGATTTAATTGAGAATAATAAATTCAAAAAACTATCTCCTGAAGAAAAGGCAGCTTATTTGGCTGAAAAGAAAGTACCTTACTTTACAAGATTATATAATGCAGCATTCAAAAAGCAATCTGCAGCAGAAGAAAAGGATATCCTTATCGACCATGGTTTCGACGGAATCATGGAGTTGGATAACCAATTGCCAAAATGGTGGGTAGGTTTATTCTATTTTGGGACTGCTTTTTGTATTGTATATGTTGCAGCATTCTCTTTCACAGATTTCGCACATCCATTGAGCGAATATGAAAAAGAATACAAAGAACAATTAGCAGCAATTGAGAAATACAACAGTGAGCAGCCTCCTGTAACAATAGAAACAGCTAAATATTCGGCTGATAATATTGCAGAAGGAAAAGAATTGTTCAAAACAAACTGTGCATCTTGTCATAAGGAAGACGGTGGCGGAGGTATTGGTCCAAACCTTACTGATAACTACTGGATCAATCAGCCAGAGAAAACGTTATTCAAAAATGTTTTCCACATGGACTGGAATGGTTCTCCTAACAATCCTGCGATGAGAGCATTTGGTAAAAACGGAGAGGTTTCGGGTGCTGAAATTGAAAAGATTGCAGCGTATGTATATCACATCAACCAGGAATTACCTCCGGTAACACAGGCTCAGGGTGGGGCAGCTCCTCAGGGAACAGAAGCACATTGGGAAAAAGAATAA
- the ccoG gene encoding cytochrome c oxidase accessory protein CcoG, with the protein MSDIEETEVRGGQGQVLDPETYRDSIGTMEQSGKRKWVFPRKPKGKYTNYRNIVSYVLLLIYFAVPFIKINGNPLILFNVIDREFFIFGQPFYPQDFFILTLGAITSLIFIIIFTMAFGRIFCGWICPQTIFLEFIFRKIDYLIEGDRNKQMKLDRQEWNTEKIWKRSLKWTIFLVISLIITHFMFMYIVGYEEVFRIVSEGPFANPTNFIVMILLTAAFYFVFAWFREQVCTLVCPYGRLQGVLIDKDTVNVFYDFKRGENRAKWRKGEDRKAAGKGDCIDCHQCVVVCPTGIDIRDGQQLECVNCTACIDACDEVMEKVGLPKGLIRYATENEIEKQTEFKFTGRMKGFAVVLLLLTGFLGYLLTSRAEMEAKFIKPAGSTFFVRDGKITNTYNYTFLNKTNEKKVVTIKVIEPKHGEVIYSASSKIPVDRDKITKGTINISFPENEMTLSKQNITIGVYDMKGKLVDSYKTYFEGPFKLQF; encoded by the coding sequence ATGTCAGATATAGAAGAAACAGAAGTACGCGGCGGACAGGGACAAGTTCTGGACCCTGAAACTTACAGAGATTCTATCGGGACAATGGAACAATCCGGTAAGAGGAAGTGGGTATTTCCCAGAAAACCAAAAGGAAAATATACCAACTACCGAAACATTGTAAGTTATGTTTTACTGCTCATTTATTTTGCAGTGCCATTTATTAAAATTAATGGTAATCCTCTTATTTTATTTAATGTAATTGACAGGGAGTTCTTTATTTTCGGACAGCCCTTTTATCCTCAGGATTTTTTCATCCTTACGCTTGGAGCAATTACTTCGTTAATATTCATCATTATTTTTACGATGGCTTTCGGAAGAATTTTCTGCGGATGGATCTGTCCTCAGACAATTTTTTTAGAATTTATTTTCCGTAAAATAGATTATCTTATCGAAGGAGACAGGAACAAGCAGATGAAGCTGGACAGACAGGAATGGAACACCGAAAAGATCTGGAAAAGAAGCCTTAAATGGACGATCTTCCTTGTTATTTCCTTAATCATTACTCATTTCATGTTCATGTATATTGTCGGATATGAAGAAGTATTCAGAATTGTTTCTGAAGGACCTTTTGCCAACCCTACCAACTTTATCGTTATGATCCTTTTAACCGCAGCATTTTATTTTGTGTTTGCATGGTTCAGAGAACAGGTCTGTACATTGGTTTGTCCTTACGGAAGGTTACAGGGCGTTTTGATTGATAAAGATACCGTTAATGTTTTCTACGATTTTAAAAGAGGTGAAAACAGAGCGAAATGGAGAAAAGGAGAAGATAGAAAAGCAGCTGGAAAAGGTGATTGTATAGACTGTCATCAATGTGTGGTGGTTTGTCCTACCGGAATAGACATCAGAGACGGACAACAGCTGGAATGTGTAAACTGTACAGCCTGTATAGATGCCTGCGATGAAGTTATGGAAAAAGTAGGTCTTCCGAAAGGACTGATAAGATATGCCACCGAGAACGAAATCGAAAAGCAGACCGAGTTTAAATTTACGGGAAGAATGAAAGGTTTTGCAGTCGTTCTTTTACTGCTTACAGGATTTTTAGGTTATCTTCTTACCAGCAGAGCTGAAATGGAAGCTAAATTCATTAAACCGGCAGGAAGTACGTTCTTCGTGAGAGACGGAAAAATTACCAATACTTACAATTATACATTTTTAAATAAAACCAACGAGAAAAAAGTTGTAACCATTAAAGTAATTGAGCCGAAACATGGAGAGGTGATCTACAGTGCATCAAGCAAGATTCCGGTAGACAGAGATAAAATTACCAAAGGAACCATCAACATCAGCTTCCCGGAAAATGAAATGACGCTTTCCAAGCAGAACATCACGATCGGGGTTTATGATATGAAGGGGAAACTGGTAGATTCATACAAAACATATTTTGAAGGACCATTCAAATTACAATTTTAA
- the serS gene encoding serine--tRNA ligase: protein MLQVNFLRDNKERVLEGLKKRQFKNLELVDEAIATDEERKKIQFELDSQLSEINKISKEIGLLMKEGKKEEAESAKSKTAQYKESTSELKAQLDVKEKALLDILYQLPNIPNEKVKNGASADDNEIIYQSHDVEGLGEGAIPHWELAKKYNLIDFELGVKIAGAGFPVYLGKGARLQRALVQYFLDKNVEKGYMEVNPPHVVNEASGYGTGQLPDKEGQMYYIQADDLYLIPTAEVPVTNLYRDVLFEEKDLPIKNTAFSQCYRREAGSYGAHVRGLNRLHQFEKVEIVRIEKPENSYAVLEEMVEHIKEILSDLELPYRVLRLCGGDTGFASAMTYDFEVWSAAQEKWLEVSSVSNFETFQANRLKCRYKADGKSQLVHTLNGSAMALPRIMAALLENNQTAEGIKLPKKIAEYARFDVIN from the coding sequence ATGTTACAAGTCAATTTTTTGCGCGACAATAAAGAGCGCGTTTTAGAAGGTCTTAAGAAAAGACAATTCAAGAATCTTGAGTTGGTAGACGAGGCTATTGCTACCGACGAAGAAAGAAAAAAAATTCAGTTTGAATTGGATTCCCAACTTTCCGAAATCAATAAAATCTCCAAAGAAATCGGACTTTTAATGAAAGAAGGAAAAAAAGAAGAAGCAGAATCCGCAAAATCTAAAACAGCACAGTACAAAGAGTCGACGTCGGAATTGAAAGCTCAGTTAGATGTAAAAGAAAAAGCATTACTGGATATCTTATACCAATTACCTAACATTCCGAATGAAAAGGTGAAAAATGGTGCTTCTGCGGATGATAACGAAATTATTTATCAGTCTCACGATGTGGAAGGTCTTGGAGAAGGAGCAATTCCTCACTGGGAACTGGCAAAGAAATATAACCTTATTGATTTTGAATTGGGTGTAAAGATTGCTGGAGCAGGTTTTCCGGTATATTTAGGAAAAGGGGCACGATTGCAGAGAGCTTTGGTTCAGTATTTTTTAGATAAAAATGTTGAGAAAGGATATATGGAAGTAAATCCTCCTCACGTTGTAAACGAAGCTTCAGGATACGGAACAGGACAGTTGCCGGATAAAGAAGGGCAGATGTATTACATTCAGGCAGATGATTTATATCTGATTCCTACCGCAGAAGTTCCGGTAACGAATCTCTATCGCGATGTATTGTTTGAAGAAAAAGATCTACCGATAAAAAATACAGCATTTTCTCAATGCTACAGAAGAGAAGCAGGAAGTTACGGAGCGCATGTAAGAGGTTTGAACCGTCTTCACCAGTTTGAAAAAGTAGAGATCGTAAGAATTGAAAAACCGGAAAATTCTTATGCCGTATTGGAAGAAATGGTAGAACACATTAAAGAAATTTTAAGTGATCTTGAATTACCATACCGTGTTTTAAGACTTTGCGGAGGAGACACAGGTTTTGCTTCTGCCATGACGTATGATTTCGAAGTATGGAGCGCAGCTCAGGAAAAATGGCTTGAGGTAAGTTCTGTTTCCAATTTTGAAACTTTTCAGGCAAACAGACTGAAATGCCGTTATAAAGCAGACGGAAAATCTCAGTTGGTGCATACCCTGAATGGTTCTGCAATGGCATTGCCAAGAATTATGGCTGCTTTACTGGAAAATAACCAGACCGCAGAAGGAATTAAACTTCCGAAGAAGATAGCGGAATATGCGAGATTTGATGTTATCAATTAA